The sequence TTATCTAAATGACATTGATTATCTAATTAACTACATTATTTTCTGTCTAAAATATCCATAAATTCGTCACCTGTAATTGTTTCCTTCTCATACAGGTACATAGCCAGTTCGTCCAGTTTTTTCCTGTTTTCAGCAAGGATTTTTCTTGCTTTTTCATGCTCTGCTTTTACGAGTTGCACGACTTTTTCATCAATTTCCTTCTGTGTATCTGCGGAACAGGAAAGAGACGTATCGCCGCCAAGATACTGGTTGGTCACGTTTTCCATTGCCACCATGTCGAATTCATCTGTCATGCCGTAGCGGGTGATCATCGCTCTTGCAATTTTTGTTGCCTGTTCGATATCATTGGAGGCTCCGGTCGTGATCTCACCAAATACGATCTCCTCTGCCGCACGTCCGCCTGTAAATGTAGCAATCTTATTCTCAAGTTCTTTTTTCGTCATCAGATATTTATCACCCTGCTCAACCTGCATAGTGTAGCCGAGTGCACCTGAGGTACGCGGGATGATCGTGATCTTCTGGACCGGTGCTGAATGACTCTGCAATGCAGCTACAAGAGCGTGTCCGATCTCATGATATGCAACAACCTTCTTCTCCTGATCTGAAAGAACCGCATTCTTCTTCTGATATCCTGCAATAACCACTTCTATACTTTCTTCGAGATCAGATTCATTTATAACGGTCCTTCCACTACGGACAGCACGTAATGCTGCTTCATTTATAATATTGGCAAGCTCCGCACCGGATGCACCCGATGCCATACGTGCAATCGTATGCAGGTCAACATCATCAGATGCTTTTATCTTCTTTGCATGAACCTTTAAAATTGCTTCACGGCCTGCAAGATCCGGCAGTTCAACCGGCACACGTCTATCAAAACGTCCCGGACGTGTAAGTGCCGGATCTAACGACTCCGGACGGTTCGTTGCAGCAAGAATGATGACACCATTATTTTCTTCAAATCCGTCCATCTCTGTAAGAAGCTGGTTTAAGGTCTGCTCCCTCTCATCATTTCCGCCCATTTGTCCGTCACGCTTTTTACCAATGGCATCAATTTCATCAATAAACACGATACATGGTGCCTTTTCCTTTGCCTGTCCGAAAAGATCTCGAACCTTGGAAGCTCCCATACCGACAAACATCTCAACGAATTCTGATCCGGACATTGAGAAAAATGGTACATTTGATTCACCCGCCACTGCTTTCGCAAGCATTGTTTTGCCGGTTCCCGGAGGTCCTACAAGAAGGACACCTTTTGGCATAGACGCACCTACATCGGTATACTTCTTCGGATTGTGAAGATAATCAACGATCTCTGAAAGGTTTTCTTTCGCCTCATCTTCTCCTGCAACGTCTGAAAAACGGATTCCCTCACTGGATTGCACATAAATCTTCGCATTGCTTTTTCCCATTCCAAAAGCCATCGAATTTTTTCCTCCGGCATGCTCCATCAGTTTCTTCGCCATATAATTTCCCAGTGCGATAAAAAGGATCAATGGCAAAACCCCGGTCAGCAGGAAGCTGATGATCGGTGACATCTGTTTATCGATATCTTTTGCGAATACTGCTCCACATTCATATAGCCTGTCCGTCAGGTTCGGATCGTTCATCAGACCTGTTTTATAAATATTTTTTTGATCTTTATCTGTAAAGATGATCTGATTGTCATTAACTTCTACTTCACCAATATTCTTCTTCTCGATCATGCTCATAAAAGTGCCATAATCCGTTTCTTTCACCTTATGCTCCATAAGGATTGGTGTGACAACCAGATTAAATACGATCAGCACTATTAACACAATCCCATAATAATATGCCAGTGGTTTTTTCGGTGTTTTAACTTCTTTCATGGTCTTTCCTTCTGTTGTTCTGCGTTATGCTTTCTCCGTGCATTTTCGTATTATTTATTCTGCCATCTGACTTCGCCCTTGGACAGAAGCGGATAACAGATCAGCTGATCTGAATCTAGATTTTCCGCATGCATGTCAACCGCTGTGATCTGATGATTATCATAAGTCGTATAATAATAAATACCTTTTGCTGTATTACAACAGGACGTGTATATCGTGATCTCATATTTGCCTTCTGTCACCTCACAGCATCCACGCTGCTGATCTACGGATCCTAAGATATGGAAGAACTGGCTTACACTCTCATCCTCTTCTTCACCGGAGATCGAATTTAATTTTGTAAAGGCAACTTTCACAAATCTTGACTGGCTGGAAAGATCTCCAGGTATTCCCATTCC comes from Oscillospiraceae bacterium and encodes:
- the ftsH gene encoding ATP-dependent zinc metalloprotease FtsH: MKEVKTPKKPLAYYYGIVLIVLIVFNLVVTPILMEHKVKETDYGTFMSMIEKKNIGEVEVNDNQIIFTDKDQKNIYKTGLMNDPNLTDRLYECGAVFAKDIDKQMSPIISFLLTGVLPLILFIALGNYMAKKLMEHAGGKNSMAFGMGKSNAKIYVQSSEGIRFSDVAGEDEAKENLSEIVDYLHNPKKYTDVGASMPKGVLLVGPPGTGKTMLAKAVAGESNVPFFSMSGSEFVEMFVGMGASKVRDLFGQAKEKAPCIVFIDEIDAIGKKRDGQMGGNDEREQTLNQLLTEMDGFEENNGVIILAATNRPESLDPALTRPGRFDRRVPVELPDLAGREAILKVHAKKIKASDDVDLHTIARMASGASGAELANIINEAALRAVRSGRTVINESDLEESIEVVIAGYQKKNAVLSDQEKKVVAYHEIGHALVAALQSHSAPVQKITIIPRTSGALGYTMQVEQGDKYLMTKKELENKIATFTGGRAAEEIVFGEITTGASNDIEQATKIARAMITRYGMTDEFDMVAMENVTNQYLGGDTSLSCSADTQKEIDEKVVQLVKAEHEKARKILAENRKKLDELAMYLYEKETITGDEFMDILDRK